The region TTCCGTTGGTGGGGTGCCAGCTGCTCAGACCGTAGGCGATGTGTGCCTCGTCCGCGGACGTCCAGTCGCCCATCACGGCGGTGGCCAGCAGGTCGCCGAGACCACCGTAGAAGGCCATCGCCGGGACCACCACGGTGCCGGCGGCGCGGGCGCGCTCGGCGAAGTGCGTGAACGTGTCAAGGTTTGCCTCGATCTCGGCCGCCACGTCGACGTACGGGATGCCGGCGCGCAGTGCCGCCTCGACCAGCGGTCCGGCGGTCGAGGCGAAGGGCCCGGCGCAGTTGATCACGGCGGCCGCGCCGTCCAGTGCACGGTCGAGCGAGGCCGGATCGTCGACCGACGCCTGCTGTGCCTCAAGCCCGGGTTGGTCCTGCGCCATCGCCAGCAACTTGTCCTGGTCACGGCCGAGGAGCAGGGGGACATATCCACGCTCGCGCAACTCCGCGACCACAAACCGTCCGGTGTGCCCGTACGCACCGAACACTGCCACGTTCCGGCCCGATCCCATATCTGCTCCCAGGTGCTCGAAGTGATCCACTGGGGAAATCCTGTCGCCGACGACCCGTCGGTACCAGTGTCTGGAACGACAAGACCCGTACAGTTTCCGACATGAACGCTGTTCCGCGCTCTGTCGCGGTCGCTGCTACCGACGGGATGCTGCACTTCGAGCTGGCCCTGGCCTACGAGGTTTTCGGCTCCGCCCCGGCTACCCTGCCCGGCCCCTGGTACGACGTCACGGTGTGCGGTACGCGCGCTGTACGGGTCGGCCGGTTTCTATTGGAGCCGGACTGCGGGCTCGACCGGCTGGCGTACGCCGACACCGTGATCGTCCCCGCCTTGGCGGACGTCGACGAGGACCCGCCGGCCGACCTGGTCGAGGCGGTACGCGTGGCCCACGAGTCGGGCGCGCGGGTGGTGTCCCTGTGCACGGGCGTGTTCGTGCTTGCCGCCGCGGGCCTGCTGGACGGGCTGCGGGCGACCACGCACTGGGCCCACACCGAGGAACTGGCCGCGCGCTATCCCCGGGTGCAGGTCGATCCGGACGTGCTCTACGTCGACAACGGCAGCGTGCTCACGTCTGCGGGTAAGGCCGCGGCGATGGACCTGTGCCTGCATCTGGTCCGCCGCGACCACGGCTCGGCGGTCGCCAACGTGGTCGCCCGCCGTCTGGTCGTACCACCCCACCGGGCCGGTGGGCAGGCCCAGTTCGTCACCACCCCGGTGCCCGCCCAGGACGGTCATCCCCTGGCCGAACTTCTTCCCTGGGTGATGCGGCGGCTGGACCAGCCGCTCACCGTGGAGGACCTGGCCCGTCGGGCGAACATGAGTTCGCGCCACCTGACCCGCCACTTCCGTTCGGTGACCGGCACCACCCCGCTGCAGTGGCTGCAGACACAACGGATCCGCCACGCGCAGGAACTGCTGGAAACCACGGACGACAGCGTCGACACCATCGCTACGGCCGCCGGCATGGGCACGGCGACGACGCTGCGCCGCCACTTCCACCGCGTGATCGGCGTACCGCCGGACGCCTATCGGCGCACGTTCCGGGTGTGAGGCTGGCGTTCCCAGCCAGCGCCGGTTGGCCTTTCGGAGCCGCCGGCTCTGTCTCCGACTCTGCCTCCGGGTCGGTCGACCGGTTGCTGACTGATACGGGCAATGGCACACTCTTGCTGCTACCCGAGTTGCATTTGGAGGTCCTTGTGTCTGGGTTCGTTGGCCGATCGATCCGTGAGACCGTCGTGAGCGACCCGGAGGCAGGGCCGTACGGCATCGCCGTTGGACCGGACGACGCGCTGTGGGTCACCCTGGTACACGCTGGCCAGATCCTTCGCCTCACCGTCGATGAAAAGTGCGACACGTACGACCTGGACTCCCCGACGTGCGGACCCTCGACGATCACGGCTGGCCCCGACGGTGCGCTCTGGTTCACCCGGTTCCGTGACCACCGGATCGGGCGGATCAGTGTCGACGGGCATGCGACGTCAGTTCCGCTGCCGACCGCAGGTGGCCCGTTCGGCATCACCACAGGGCCAGACGGCGCACTGTGGTTCACCCAGATGCACACCGACCGGATCGGTCGCATCACCTACGACGGCGCGCTCACCGAGTTCGAACTCCCCACCCGGGGAGCCATGCCGTCGGCCATCACCGCCGGGCCGGACGACGCACTGTGGTTCACCCTCAACCAGGCCCACGCCATCGGCCGGATCACCCTCGACGGCAACGTCACCAGCTATCCGTTACCTACCGCAAACGCCGCACCGGTGGGTATCGCCGCCGGAGTCGACGGTGCCCTGTGGTTCGTCGAGATCGGCGCGGGCCAGATCGGCAGCATCACCCCCGACGGTCAGCTCCACAACTTTCCGCTGCCAGACCGCGCCTGCCGTCCGCACGCCATCGTCGCTCGCCCCGAGGGGGGCTGCTGGTTCACCGAATGGGGTGCCAACCGGGTGGGCCTCATCGCCCCGGACGGCACCATCGAGGAGCACGACCTGCCGACCCCGTCCAGCGAGCCGCACGGCATCACGGTCGGCCCCGACGGCGCGGTGTGGACCGCGTTGGAGATCGGCAAGGTTGCCCGCCTCACTCCCTGACCGCCGTCCCCGCGGTGTGCCGGGCGGGGACACGGGCACCGACTCACTCCGGTACGGCGTCCTCGGGTGCACCGCGAGCCAGGCCGGTGAGCAGGTCCAGGGCGTCTGCGAGTGTGTCGTGGGTGGGTGAGCCCAGAGCGAGTCGTACGGCGTTCGGGGCATGGCCCGAACCGACGGCGAAGGCGGCTCCTGGTGCGACGGCGATCCCGTGCCGGGCCGCGGCAGCGACGAAGGTGTCGGCCCGCCAGGGGTCCGGCAGTTCCCACCAACAGTGGTAACCGTTCGGGTCGGCGTGCACGGTGAATCCCGCCAGCCGTTCCGCCCTGATCCGCTGCCGTTGCCGCGCATCCAGGCGTTTCGCCTCGCCGATGGCGGCGGCGGTGCCGTCGGCCAGCCACTGGGTCGCCGCAGTCAGGGCGAACCGGGAGGCTGTCCATGCTCCCGAGCGCAATGCCGACATCACGCGCTGCTCCCCGTCGCCTGCGGGCGGCACGGCGAATCCCAGCGTCAGCCCGGGTGCCAGCCGTTTGGAGAGGCTGTCCAGCAGGATCGTGCGTTCGGGAGCGAGTGCCGCCAGCGGCGGCAGGTCGTCACGGAGGAAGCTGTAGATGCCGTCCTCGATCACATGCAGGTCGGCCCGGCGGAGGGTTTCCACCAGCCGCACCCGGCGTTCCTGCGGCATCGTCACGCCGAGCGGATTGTGCACTGCTGGCTGTAGGTATACGGCGCGCAGCGGCAACGCTGCGGCCACCGCCTCCGGCAGGAGCCCATGCTCGTCCATGGCGAGCGGCACCAGGGTGATGCCGAGTCGGGCGGCGATGCCCTTCACGACTGGATAGGTGAGGCGTTCCACGCCGAGTCGTTCGCCTGCCGGGACGTAGGCGGCGAGGGCGGCGGCTATCGCCTGCCGGCCGTTGCCGGCGAAGAGGATGCGTCGAGGGTCGGGAGCCCAGCCGGCGCGGGCCAGGAACGACGCGGCCGTCTCCCGGGCCGCCGGCGTGCCGGCCGGTCCCATCGCCCCCATGCTGGTGGCGAGAACATCCGGGCGGGACATCCGCGTCAGGCCGGCGGCGAGCTGTTCCGCCTGCTGCGGCAGCATGGGGAAGTTCAGTTCCAGGTCGATTCGGGCCTCGCCTGGCTCGGCGAGCGCGGGCTCGGGACCGGCGGGGGCGGCGCGTACGAACGTTCCCCGGCCCACCTCTCCCACGGCCAGCCCCCGACGGACGAGTTCGCCGTATGCCCGGGCTGCCGTGGAGCCGGCGATGCCATGCTGCCGGGCGAACCTGCGCTGCGGCAGGAGCCGCTCGCCTGGACGTAGGCGTCCGGCGGTGATGTCGGCCGCGAGCTGGTCGGCGATCCGCCGGTAGTCCTCCATCAGTCATCCCCGTTCCGGTTCGAGTCTCTGGATTTGGGCTCTGACACAAATATTGCACCGAGATCAATTCTTTTATTGCACCGAGATATTGCACCAAATAACATCGAGTCGTCAAGGCGGAAACCTGGAAGGATCCCGATGGGCACTGTGACTCTTGGCGACGTCACGCTTGGATACGACGACGAGGGCAGCGGCGAACCGCTGGTCCTCGTGCACGGCCACCCCTTCGACAGGTCGATGTGGGCCCCGCAGGTCGAAACCTTCGGTCGGCTCGGCTGGCGGGTGATCACCCCGGACCTACGCGGCTATGGCGAGAGCACGGTCGTGCCCGGTAAGACCACGCTCACCACCTTCGCCCGCGACATCGCCGCACTACTGGACCACCTGGGAGTCGACCGTTTCGTGCTCGGCGGCCTCTCCATGGGCGGACAGATAGTCATGGAGTTCCACCGACTGTTCGCGGCGCGCATCCGCGGCCTCGTACTCGCCGACACCTTCGCCGCCGCAGAGACCGAGCAGGGCAAGGTGGGGCGTAACGCACTGGCGGATCGGCTGCTGCGGGAGGGGATGGGCCCGTACGCGGACGAGGTGCTGCCCAAGATGGTGGCACCAGCCAACATCGCGGCGCTGCCATCGGTGGCCGCGCACGTGCTGCGCATGATGCGGACCACCGCCCCCGAGGGAGCCGCCGCCGCGCTGCGCGGTCGGGCCGAGCGCCCCGACTACCTGGGCATGCTGCCGCACATCGAAGTGCCCACGCTGGTCGTCGTCGGTAGCGAAGATGAGTTCACCCCGGTCGCCGACGCCCGGGTGCTGCACGAGCACATCCCCGACGCGACCCTCGCGATCATCTCCGGGGCCGGGCACATGCCCAACCTGGAACGGCAGGCAGAGTTCGACGCAGCCCTCCACAGCTTCCTCGACCGCCTGCCGGCCGCCGGCACGCAGCCCACAACGACTGTGACGGAGGTCCGGTGAAGACCATGTCCGCGCGGCCGTACACCGTGCTCGTCACCGGCGCCAGCGCCGGCTTCGGTGCCGCGATCACCCGGCGGTTCGCCGCCGACGGGGCCCGGGTCGTGGCCTGTGCCCGCCGGTCCGACCGGCTCACCGCGCTCGCTGCCGAACTGGGCCCGAACGTACTGCCCCGGCAGGTCGACGTGCGTGACCTGCCGGCGGTGGAGCGCCTCGTGTCAGCCCTGCCCGCCGACTTCGCGGACATCGACATCCTGGTCAACAACGCCGGCCTGGCAAAAGGCCTGCAGCCAGCCCACGAGACCGACCCGGACGACTGGGCCGAGATGGTCGACACCAACTGCAAGGGGCTCCTGCACTGCACCCGGGCGATCCTGCCGGGCATGGTCGCCCGGGGCCGTGGGCACGTCATCAACCTGGGCTCGATCGCCGGTACCTACCCCTACCCGGGCGGCAACGTCTACGGCGCGACGAAGGCCTTCACCCGCCAGTTCAGCCTCAACCTACGATCCGACCTGCACGGCACGGGCGTCCGGGTGACCTGCGTGGAGCCCGGTCTCAGCGGAGGCACGGAGTTCTCCACGGTGCGCTTCGGCGGCGACGATGTCCGGGCAGGCGCGGTGTACGCGGGTACCCAGCCACTGCTGGCCGACGACATCGCCGAGGCGGTGTGCTGGGCGGCGGCCCAGCCGGACCATGTCAACATCAACACTATCGAGTTGATGCCGGTCGCCCAGAGTTTCGCCCCGCTGCAGGTGCATCGGGAAGTCACCTGATCCGAGGCTCGCGTCATCCGCAGCGAACGGCCGCCACGGCCGTTCGCGCCCCGGTCGATGGATCCACGATCGCAGTCGCTCCACTCACAGGGGGCCGACCCGAATGGCTGCTACAACGCCGGATCAGGAAGACTGAACTTTCGTCCAGAGCACAGCAGGAAGCGCGATGCTCGCCGTGTAGCAGGAGATTCGTACGTTGGCTGGAGAGAAGCACCCCCCAGCCGCCGACCGGGACCGCCTCGGTCTGCGGGCGGACTGCGCGAACTGCCTCGGGCTCTGCTGCGTCGCGTTGCCCTTCGCCGCGTCGACCGACTTCGCCGTCGACAAGGCGGCCGGAAAACCGTGTACGAACCTACGGGACGACTTCCGGTGCGGTATCCATTCTCAGCTTCGCCAGCGGGGCTTCACCGGATGCACCGTCTTCGACTGTCTCGGGGCGGGACAGAAGGTGTCCCAGGTGACATTCCAGGGCCGGAGCTGGCGACAGGACCCGGACAGCGCGCGGCAGATGTTCGACGTGTTCGCCAACATGCGGCAACTCCACGAGCTGCTCTGGTATCTGACCGAGGTACTCCAACTCCCGCCGGCCCGCCCGGTTCACCGCGAGGCACGCCGGGCGCTCGACGACGTCGAGCGGCTTACCCACTCCGACCCGCAGATCCTGACCACGGTGGATGTCGCCGCAGTCCGTCGGGACGTCAGTGACCTACTGCTGCGCGCCAGTGAACTGGTGCGGGCAAAGGTTCCCGGCCGGAAGAAGAACCACCGTGGAGCCGATCTGATCGGCGCCCGACTGCAAGGGGCCAACCTTCGGGGCGCCAACCTTCGTGGTACCTACCTGATCGCCGCCAACCTCAGGGATGCCGACCTGCGAGACGCCGACGTCATCGGCGCGGACTTCCGGGACGCCGACCTGAGCGGCGCCGACCTCACCGGAAGTCTCTTCCTCACCCAGCAGCAGCTCAGCGCGGCCCGGGGAAGTGCTGCCACGAAACTGCCCGCAACGCTGCGCCGCCCCCAGCACTGGTAGCCCCTCTCAACCAGGCGGACCGTGCCCCGCCAAGCGGATGAATAGCGGGCGGCAAGCGCGACTCTCCAGGCTTGTCCCCAACCGTCAGGGACCACCTGACGGCGGTCGACCGGTACGCAACAGCTCCGGTTACCGCTTCGGGACAAGGAGAGCAGACATGCGAGTTCCTACCAGATTCGGGCTCGGCCGGGCGGCCGTCGCACTGGCGGTGCTGACGGCCGGAGGCATCGGCTGGGCGGCACCGGCCTCGGCGGCACCAGCCGGGATGGAGGTGATCACCCTGTTGACCGCCCCGAACAGCGCGGACAAGAGCCGTACCCTGACGTGCCCGGTCGGCAAGGTCGTCACCGGGGGCGGGGGGTATCTCACCGCATCACCGGGAGCTGTCGGACGGGTGGCGATGGACCAGTTCGCGCCATCTGCCGACGGCCGGTCGTGGACCGTCGGGATGCGCGAGGTCGGCCCGGTGAAGTACACCGGCGACTGGGCCTTCACCGTCGTCGCCATCTGCGCCACCGCACCCTCCGGCTACCAGATCGTCTCGGAGGTCAAGAGCGGCTGGAACGACTACCACCAGATGTCCAAGACGGCGACCTGCCCGGGAACGAAGAAACTCCTCGGCTCGGGAGCCCAGGTGGAAAACACCAACGGGGCGTTCGTCCTCACCTACGTGGAGCCTGGCTTCAACTCCGTGACGGAACTACCCACGTACACCATCGGCACGGCCCGCACCGTGGAGCAGGGCACGGTGGCGCACGGCCAGGAGTCGCTCCGGGCGTTCGCGATCTGCGCCAACCAGCCGGCCGGCTATGAACGGGTACGGGCCACATCGCCGATGACCAGCCCGTCGATGCACAACGTTCCGGTGTCCTGCCCGACGGGGAAATCGCCCTACAGCGTCGGCGGCGGAATCAACGTCTCCAGCATCCACGAGGACGACCGCACGCAGGTGATGCTCACCGGGGTGCGGTCCAGCGGCAGCCAGGCCAACGCCTGGGCGTACGAGGACGCTGATGGTTGGGCTGAGACCTGGTACGCCAGCGTGACCGTGATCTGCGGTAGCTGACGTGGTCCGGGTGCGGGTGGCGTCACTGGCGGCGCCACCCGCACCCGGCTCAGGACGTTGGCCGCGTTGCGCGGGTCGGATGCCCGGGCCTCGACGAACTGCCGACGTTGCTGTTGTCCTCGATCGCCGCAACGCGCGGCCGGGGCCGGGGCCCGACCGCGTCGAACGTCTGGTCAAGGTCGCCATTCAGGTCCGGAATCAGACTGCGGGTGGCTGGACGAAACGGGTGGCCGCGACGACACCACCATCGACGAGCAGGTCGGTGCCGGTGACGAACGACGACTCGGGGCCGAGAAGGAAGGCGGCGGCATGGGCGATGTCAGTCGGCGTGCCGATCCGGCCGGTGGGCGAGGCATCGATCATGGCGCGCATATGCGTGCCGTGCTCGCCGGCGAGTTCCTCCTGGCCCATCGGTGTGGAGATCACTCCGGGGCTGATCGAGTTGACCCGGGCGGCACGTGCTCCCCAGGCGCGGCTGGCCGCCTGTACGCGAAGATGGTTCGCGCGCTTGGCGAGGCTGTAGGCGATGCCCGAGTCGAGGGTCTCCTCGGCGAGGAAGGGGAGCCGCAGAAGATCGTCGGTGGGGGTGGTCGCCAGCAGCATCTCCTGTTCCGCGGTCAGTGCCATGGCACCGTGGCCGGCCATGCTGGAGATGACCACACCGGCACCGCCCGGGGCGATGAGGGCACCGAACTCATCCAGGACCAACGCGACGCCGAGCAGGTCGACCCGGAGGATCGCTGCCGGGGAAGCCTGCACAGGGGACAGGCCTGCGGTGTGCACTACCTGGCGGACGGCCCCCAGATTCGATGCGGCTGTGGCGAGCGCGCGTACCGATTCGCGGGAGGCGACGTCAACCAGCTGAGTGGTGACGGTGTATCCATCGCCGCGCAGGCCCTCGGCGGCTGCCTGCAGGGTCGCCTCGTTGAAGTCGGCGATCAGGACGGCTCGGCCGTTGCCCAGACGACGAGCAATCGCCTGCCCCATCCCACCCACACCGATGACGACCAGCACCTCTGGGCGCGTGGTGTGTGCGTGACCCGACGTGCTGGTCGTGGCGGCGGCTTCGGTGCTGGAGGTGTTCATTTCACTCCTTGTCGTCCGAACGACCGTGGTCGACGTAGGCTATTCGACCCGGTTGACAGATTCAGCTCCGATCCAGAAATCGGGGCTGATCGCAGCCTGAGATTGCGAAACTACCGTCATGGAATCGCGGCGTAGCCATGTCGACAGGCACCCCATGCTGTACCGCGACGAGGCCCGTCCCGGCGTGGCACCTGGTTCGGTGCCGAGCGCCGGCACCATGTTCGCTGCCCTGTACGGCGAGTTGGTCCCGCACGCCTGGCGCGATCCCAAGTTGGGGCACGATGCCTATTCGCTGTTCTACCACCGGTCGATCGCCATGGGGTGGCTCGACGACCGAGGGGCCGGAGGCGATTTCAAGGACCGGATGCTGCGCGCGCCTGGGCTGTGGGGCATGAACGACGCCGGCTGGGACCATCCTCTCGCTGTTCCCGGGCTGGTCTCCTGGTTCCAGGTCGGAGTCAGTGCCGTGCCCGGTGACCGGCCACTACCCGTACAGCCGTTCCTGCGGTGTGCCCTGGACGCGACAGCGCGGGCCGGCGCACTGGACCTGTCGGCGGTGCAGGTCCTGCTGCCAGTTCAAGGGCTCGATCCGGCGTCGCGGCCACCGTACGCGCCGGTGCCAGCGATCGGTACGGTCGGTTGGTTCGGCGAGCGTGACCCCGGGTCGAGGACAACGGTGGAGGTCGACATCAGCAGCGGCCGGGACTCGTCGATCCTCGGCGCCACGCAGCAGCTCAGCGAGCACCTCGCCGACCTGGGCCGGGACGTGTTCATGTGTCGGTCCCGCGAGGTCGTCGGCCGGGACGTCATTCCCGATCCGCCTCTTGCCGACAGTTTCTGGAACGGTCCGCCTCTGCACGGGGTGGTGCTGCGCGGAGAGCTTGTCGAGTGGTCGCATGACGTGATCGGGTGGCTGGCCGAAGTGGTCGCCGACTCCGCGGCGCTGCTCGGTGTCCGTACGCCGCTGTTGCTCACCCTCACCCGGACGTAGGTCGGCCGGGCGGCTTACGTCCGGGTGATGGCGAAGGTGAGGGACCTTAGCGGCGCGATGTGTCCTTGACGAATACGAGCCCGTCATGGTCAGTTACATGGGTCGGGTCCAGCGGGGAGTAGCCGTACCAGGCAGAAACGCGGGGAGTGGGCGTCGCGTCGCCCAGGTGGGCACCGGCGCTCCACCATTCCACCGGCCCCTCCCACATCCGCATCGTGCTCTTGTTCCGCTGGAGGTGGCTGTTGTGGGCGTTCACCAACGTCGGGCCCCGTTCGGCGAGGGCAAGCAGGTTGGTGGCCATCATCGAGTCCCGCACGCCGAGCAGCCTCGCCATCCGGCCCGGTGA is a window of Micromonospora polyrhachis DNA encoding:
- a CDS encoding helix-turn-helix domain-containing protein, yielding MNAVPRSVAVAATDGMLHFELALAYEVFGSAPATLPGPWYDVTVCGTRAVRVGRFLLEPDCGLDRLAYADTVIVPALADVDEDPPADLVEAVRVAHESGARVVSLCTGVFVLAAAGLLDGLRATTHWAHTEELAARYPRVQVDPDVLYVDNGSVLTSAGKAAAMDLCLHLVRRDHGSAVANVVARRLVVPPHRAGGQAQFVTTPVPAQDGHPLAELLPWVMRRLDQPLTVEDLARRANMSSRHLTRHFRSVTGTTPLQWLQTQRIRHAQELLETTDDSVDTIATAAGMGTATTLRRHFHRVIGVPPDAYRRTFRV
- a CDS encoding Vgb family protein, which produces MSGFVGRSIRETVVSDPEAGPYGIAVGPDDALWVTLVHAGQILRLTVDEKCDTYDLDSPTCGPSTITAGPDGALWFTRFRDHRIGRISVDGHATSVPLPTAGGPFGITTGPDGALWFTQMHTDRIGRITYDGALTEFELPTRGAMPSAITAGPDDALWFTLNQAHAIGRITLDGNVTSYPLPTANAAPVGIAAGVDGALWFVEIGAGQIGSITPDGQLHNFPLPDRACRPHAIVARPEGGCWFTEWGANRVGLIAPDGTIEEHDLPTPSSEPHGITVGPDGAVWTALEIGKVARLTP
- a CDS encoding aminotransferase-like domain-containing protein; its protein translation is MEDYRRIADQLAADITAGRLRPGERLLPQRRFARQHGIAGSTAARAYGELVRRGLAVGEVGRGTFVRAAPAGPEPALAEPGEARIDLELNFPMLPQQAEQLAAGLTRMSRPDVLATSMGAMGPAGTPAARETAASFLARAGWAPDPRRILFAGNGRQAIAAALAAYVPAGERLGVERLTYPVVKGIAARLGITLVPLAMDEHGLLPEAVAAALPLRAVYLQPAVHNPLGVTMPQERRVRLVETLRRADLHVIEDGIYSFLRDDLPPLAALAPERTILLDSLSKRLAPGLTLGFAVPPAGDGEQRVMSALRSGAWTASRFALTAATQWLADGTAAAIGEAKRLDARQRQRIRAERLAGFTVHADPNGYHCWWELPDPWRADTFVAAAARHGIAVAPGAAFAVGSGHAPNAVRLALGSPTHDTLADALDLLTGLARGAPEDAVPE
- a CDS encoding alpha/beta fold hydrolase; its protein translation is MGTVTLGDVTLGYDDEGSGEPLVLVHGHPFDRSMWAPQVETFGRLGWRVITPDLRGYGESTVVPGKTTLTTFARDIAALLDHLGVDRFVLGGLSMGGQIVMEFHRLFAARIRGLVLADTFAAAETEQGKVGRNALADRLLREGMGPYADEVLPKMVAPANIAALPSVAAHVLRMMRTTAPEGAAAALRGRAERPDYLGMLPHIEVPTLVVVGSEDEFTPVADARVLHEHIPDATLAIISGAGHMPNLERQAEFDAALHSFLDRLPAAGTQPTTTVTEVR
- a CDS encoding SDR family oxidoreductase; this encodes MSARPYTVLVTGASAGFGAAITRRFAADGARVVACARRSDRLTALAAELGPNVLPRQVDVRDLPAVERLVSALPADFADIDILVNNAGLAKGLQPAHETDPDDWAEMVDTNCKGLLHCTRAILPGMVARGRGHVINLGSIAGTYPYPGGNVYGATKAFTRQFSLNLRSDLHGTGVRVTCVEPGLSGGTEFSTVRFGGDDVRAGAVYAGTQPLLADDIAEAVCWAAAQPDHVNINTIELMPVAQSFAPLQVHREVT
- a CDS encoding pentapeptide repeat-containing protein; translated protein: MAGEKHPPAADRDRLGLRADCANCLGLCCVALPFAASTDFAVDKAAGKPCTNLRDDFRCGIHSQLRQRGFTGCTVFDCLGAGQKVSQVTFQGRSWRQDPDSARQMFDVFANMRQLHELLWYLTEVLQLPPARPVHREARRALDDVERLTHSDPQILTTVDVAAVRRDVSDLLLRASELVRAKVPGRKKNHRGADLIGARLQGANLRGANLRGTYLIAANLRDADLRDADVIGADFRDADLSGADLTGSLFLTQQQLSAARGSAATKLPATLRRPQHW
- a CDS encoding SDR family oxidoreductase encodes the protein MNTSSTEAAATTSTSGHAHTTRPEVLVVIGVGGMGQAIARRLGNGRAVLIADFNEATLQAAAEGLRGDGYTVTTQLVDVASRESVRALATAASNLGAVRQVVHTAGLSPVQASPAAILRVDLLGVALVLDEFGALIAPGGAGVVISSMAGHGAMALTAEQEMLLATTPTDDLLRLPFLAEETLDSGIAYSLAKRANHLRVQAASRAWGARAARVNSISPGVISTPMGQEELAGEHGTHMRAMIDASPTGRIGTPTDIAHAAAFLLGPESSFVTGTDLLVDGGVVAATRFVQPPAV
- a CDS encoding erythromycin esterase family protein, coding for MLLPSWGCSQPGRACLYGRTATGLLSYHFWMADTSPGRMARLLGVRDSMMATNLLALAERGPTLVNAHNSHLQRNKSTMRMWEGPVEWWSAGAHLGDATPTPRVSAWYGYSPLDPTHVTDHDGLVFVKDTSRR